The Desulfovibrio sp. G11 region TTTCCAGCTCGGCCTCCAGCTTGGGGGTGTCGCCCACAAGCTGGACGTGCAAGTCGTAAAGACGGGCAGCCTCAATGGCGCCCGGCACCACCACGGAGGGACCGAAGTCCCCGCCCATGGCGTCCACGGCGATGATGGGGCGCTCGTTCATTACTCGTTATCGCTCTTGGCGACTACCTGACGGCCTTTGTACGTGCCGCAGCTGGGGCAGACGCAATGGGGCACGGTAGGCTCGCCGCAGGAGCAGTAAATAACGGCAGGAATGGCCACACGGTCATGGGAGCGGCGCATCCCCTTGCGGGAGCGGGATTTTTTGTTCTGTTGCACAGCCATGGTATTCTCCTTTTCCGTCCTTTCGGACACATACAGCAAGGGTATGGCGGCCAGACCTGAAAAAAGGGTCCGCCCGCAAGACTCAGCAGATTAGTAAAAAATTCTGAAAATGTCTAGGCTCAGCATGCAGGAATCCGCCTGTATGCAGCCGCTTTTTACGTCCGTAAAACCGGGGCGTAAAAGCCGTTGCCCATTCCGGTTTTTGTCGCCCGGACCTCATCCGTCCCGACTTCACGTCCGGAAAAACCGCCTCTGGTCATTTTTCAGTTTTTATGCAGGGTAAGCCCGCGCAACACTGCCATGCGGGGATCGCCTTCTTCGTGCTCACAGGAGCACATGCCTTCGTTCAGGTTGGCTCCGCAGCCGGCGCACAGTCCTTTGCAGGATGTGGCACACAGGGGGGTTACAGGCAGAGCCAGCATGAGTTCTTCCCAGCAGATGGCCGCCAGGTCAAGCATGGGTACGTTGTTTATAAAAACAAGGCGGCTCTCGGCGTCTTCATCCTGAGCCTGCGCGCCCGACAGGCTTGCGCCGCCGCCGGGACCTTCAAAATCGTCGTCGTCGGGCAGTTCCTCAAAATCTTCGAAGCGGGCGCTTATGGAAGAAGGGGAGTCTTCGGCGCAACGGCTGCAAGGCAGAACCACCTCGCCCGCAAGGGTGCCGCGCACAAGCCAGCCGCCATCAGTGGGCAGGACGTTAATGGTGGCGCTCAAGGGCTTGCTCACCCGGCAATCCATGCCGAATTCCTTCATGGGAGCCTGCCAGATGGCCGGATCGTCCAGGTGGAATTCTTTGCCTTCGGGCGGCAAATCATTAAGTGATATACGGTAATTCTGCATATTGTACCTCGAAAGTTGGACTACATACCCCTGGCAATACCTGTTGTCAAGAAATGCCGCAAGCCGGTAGCGGCCCGGTTTGGCGCGATGCTGTGTCAGGTTTCAGTTTTTATTGCGCGCAAGGAGTGAAGGGGCCATGCTGCGTGATAAAAAAATTACCTTTCTTGTCTGGCGCCAACAATATCCACTGCCATTTCACTGAACGCAAGCCGCCGCCTGCAAGCGAAGGACCGCCGCTATTGCTGCCGCCTGCCTGTTCCGGCTATTTGCCGCTGAACAGCAGAAGCAGGGCCAAACCCGCAAAAACAAGGCCTGCAGCGCGGTGTATGAGTATCTGCCCGCCGGGGGCCTTGTTGAACCACAGGGCCAGCCTGCCGCCAAGCAGGGCAACGCTGAAAAAAACCATAAGGGTTGCCAGCATGAATAAAAGACCCAGACCAAGAACCTGCAGGGCCACACTGCCTCTGGAGGGATCGCAGAACTGGGGCAAAAAAGCCAGAAAGAAGAGTGAAACCTTGGGATTGGTCACATTCATGACAATGCCGCGCCGGTACAGGGCCGCATAACCGGGAAAGGGTGTTCCGCCGCCTCCGGTAAGCGCCAGTGAAGCTCCGGCCCTGAAAGAAAGCCAGGCAAGCCACAGCAGGTAGGCCGCGCCCACGGTCTTGAGCAGGGTAAAAGCCAGCGGGGAGCTTTGAAAGATGGCGGCCACCCCCAGAGCCACGGCAGCCGTGTGCACGCAGAGACCGGTGACCAGCCCCAGAGTGGTGACCACACCTGCGCCTGCGCCGTAAACTGCGGACTGCGTGAGCACAAAAATATTGTCCGGCCCGGGGGCGATGCCAAGAAGAAGGGAGGCGGCGAAAAACGCCAGAGCAACATCCACGGTCAGCATTGTTCGGCATCTCCGTGCAGCAGGTAGGATTTTTTTTTGTGGCGCGGGCGGGCTTTGACCGCACGTTCAAGGCGCAGGGCATCGGCCATGCATGCGCAGGACCTGCTGGCCAGCAGGCACACCGGACGCCGCCCGCGCGTATAGCGTGCGCCGCCGGATATGGTGCCGTTATGCTGCGCAAGGCGGCGTTCCATATGACGGGTAATGCCGCAGTACAGGGTGCCGTCCGCGCATTCCAGCAGGTAAACCAGCCACAGGTCGGATGTCATGTTTTTTCGCGCTGCCGGAAAACCGGCTAGTTGAAGCCTCCGGCAAGCCATGCCGTTACAAGAAAAGAAAGCAGCCAGTTGCCGAGCCGCCAGGCCCAGGGGTTGGGAATCTTGCCCGCAGCCATGCTGCGCATCTGGCGCAGCGTACCCATAATGGAACCGAGCGTATGAAAAAAAATAAAGCCAAGCCCGGCCAGAAAGCCGAACTGTGCCAGACAGACAAGAAAAATGGCAAAGGTCACGCACGGAGCCAGGCAGGCGTTGGCATCATTGCGCTGTGACACCCATATATGTCCCAGAGGCGACCCACCTGCCGCAAAGCCTCCTGCACCGCGTCCGCCGAAGTTACGGCTGTAAAAAAAGCCCCTGCCGCCGGTATTGCCCCCGCCATGCCCCTGGCCGGGGCCGTAAGTCTGGTCCTGCCTGCCCTGCTGTTCCTGCCCGTCATCAAGGATGACCTCTGCCTCAAGCACACGGCGTCGGTCATTGCCGGTATTGTCGTCTCCATCTTGTGGACCGTCATGCGGAATGGCGGGCAGGTTGTCATGGTGTCGGGCATGCCCGCCTGAAGATTCGTGGGGGGGCTTGTGCGGGGGGTGATTCATGCTCGACCTCCTGGTCTGTATCCAGGCATTTGAACCTGCATTCAGGTGCGCGCCTGTTGCGCTGCCTGTTTCTCCGGCGGCGCAAGGGGGATTGTTTCATCTGCCTCGTTTTTTACTTCTCGCCGCATGAAAACAGGTTTTCGGGGCGGAGCGCAGCAGGTTGGGGTACAAAAGACGACCCATTGAAGAAATAACGATGGTGATTGCCGTGTTTGTGCCTTCTGGATGGCGGGGCGTCAAGGGGGCAGGAAGGCCAGCGTGCTTGCTGCAGAATATTGCATTGCTAGAAAATGATATAAAAACACATTGATACGTCTGTCATTATCCACAAGACGTAAAGCCCCTCGCTGAAGCAGAAACCGGTGAAAAATGACAGCGGATCACTATTGGAAATCGTGTGTGCGCCGGGCCGGGCCAGTTGCCACCTTGCCAAGCCTTTTTCCCGGCGCTACTCTTTATACATCAGGTCCGGCATGAATACGGGCCATGAGGAGGTTTTATGAAAAAATATTATGGAGTGATCGTTCTGGCTCTGGCGCTTTTTCTGTTCCAGGGCATGACTGTAAGCGCTCAGCCGACGGATCAGGTAGAGCAAAAACTCAACGAAGCGTGGGTGGCCTACAATATCGGGCAGTACAAAAAGGTGTTGCAACTGGTGCAGCCTCTTGCCTCTGACGGCAACGCCCGTGCCCAGATCATCCTTGGCCGTTGCTATGAAAACGGGCTTGGTGTGCCGCAGGATATGGAAACCGCCGCCAAGTGGTTCCGTCTTGCCGCCGAGCAGAACAACAGCGAGGCCCAGGTGCTGCTGGCGTACCAGTATGAACTGGGCCAGGGCGTGCCCAAAGACGATGCCGCCGTAGTCAGGCTTATGACCAGCGCCGCCAATGCGGGCAATGCCGAAGCCCTGTTCAATCTGGCGCTGTACCACGGGCAAGGCAAGTACGGCTTTGCCAAAAATCCCGCCGAAAGCTTCCGTCTGGCAAAAATGGCGGCAGATCAGGGCAATGCCCAGGCACAGCGCTATGTGGGTGCTTGCTATGAATACGGCGTGGGTGTGCCGGAAAACGCCACCGAAGCGCAGGTGTGGTATGGCAAGGCCAAAGCGCAAGGCCTGGAAATAGAAGGCAATGTCTTTAATTTTGTGCGCGAATACACCATGCCGTAAAGCTACGGTTGAGCCTGTAGGCGTATGGTTGCGGGGGAAGGCCCAGAGGCTGCCCACGGGCGTTCACGGTATTGCATGCCGGAATGCGCAGGGTGGCCTCCTTCCCCCGCAGCTTCAGGGCAGAGAGCTTGAGGGTACTTTCGGCAAGTGCCGCACGGCAAGCCCTGGGCGTGGGCGCAGGCATCAAGCTGTACCGGGCTGGCTGCGCAAAAATGTGCCTATGGGTTATGTCGCCGGACCGCGTTCCACCCGGATATGGTTCAGGACCGTCAGGCGTTGCAGCAGAGCCTTGAGCGAATAGCGTATCTTTGTCCTGGCGTCCTCCATAAGATCCTGCCTGATTTCCTGAAAAGCCTGCTCCAGGGCTTCCTGGATGTACTCCTTGTTTTTGGCGATGATTTTTTCACGATTTTTTTCGTTAAGCAGAAATTGGGGCAGCCTTTTTGTACGGAGAAAATTTTTGCCGAACTTGCCCAGTGCCCACGTGCCTGCAAAAGCCGCCGCGCCGCCCAACACGGCAGACACGGGTTCGCCGGTGGTGAGCAGCATTTTTTCGCCAACGGCAAAGGCTGCCACGCCGGGCAGAACGGCAACCACCATAACGTCCATCGTGTTCAGCAGGGTGAGCCGTGATATCTTGACCTGTACGGCATCAAAAAAGCTGGTACTCAGGGTGCGGGCCGAAAAATTGAGCCTGGGTACGAGGTGTACGCCGTTTTCGCGCAGCCACCGGCTGAACTGCTGGCGCAGTTCCCGTTCTATTTCTGTACGGGCGGCTTCCGTCCGTTCGCGTATGATGGTCAGCAGTCCGGAATCACTACGTATTTTTTCGCTGATTTTCTGCTCTATTTCTTCCACGGTTTTGCGGGACTGCTGGGCGGATTCAAGCACTCCCATAATGTCTCGGGCCGCAATGCGCTCGGCACAGGTGCGCGCGGCCAGTTTGGTGTGTTTTTCAAAAATGCCCTGGGCAATACCTGCCACCCGTTGCGAAAAATCCTCACTCTGATCTTCAAGCAGGCTTTTTATCTTGAGGTGTGTGTTCAGCAGCATGGGGTACAGGGCAAGGCCATAGGCAATGTCCTCATACGTTCGGGGGCTCATGACAATATTGTCTGTGCCGAAAACGTCCAGTACAGCATCGCGGGCAAAAAACCAGTTGCTGCTGCCGCCGGTAAGAATGATCTTGGCCACGCTTTTCTGTTTTTTAATGTCATACAGCATATCCTTGAACCAGGATATGAGGGCCACCTCGCGCCCTTGCAGCATGTCTGCGGCGGTGCTGCCGAGCGCGCCCCTGTTGGCATACTGGCGAAGCATGCCCAGCAGGGCCTCCGAAGCCGTATAGTTTTCCGCGGCGCTGACGATCTGCTGCCAGGTAAGCTCGTGCAGATACGCGTGTTTTTGCCCGCCCTGCGCGTCATACCAGGAGAGGTGCAGGCTCACGGCGCTGTTGATGTCTTTTTGCAGGATTTTTGAAAACCGCTCTTTTTCTGCCTTGCACAGGACCCAGTGAACGTAATATTCGCAATTGTCGGCTCTGGCCTGTTCCTGAAGGCCGGGATTGTGGCGGCAGAAGAGCTGGAAAAAGAGGTCGTCAAACAGGCGTCCGCCTAACAGGCGGTCGCCGCCGCTCTGGAGGATTTCAGAGTTTTCGGCCAGTGTGAAGTCGCAGGTACCGCCGCCGAAATCCAGAATCAGCAGGCTGTGCTCCATATCGTCCAGTTCGATGGTTCCTGACTGCAGGCAGGATATCATGGCCGCGTCGGACTCCCGTATAAGGGCGGGTGCCGGCCAGCCTGCGTCTGTAAAGCACTGCGAGAGGGCCAGGCCGAAGCTTTCGCGTGTACGCGCCGGAATGCCTACAAATATCAGGCTGTCCAGCTCCAGTGTGCCCGGGGGCAGCGCGTCGCGCAGCATGCGCAGAAAATCTGTCATCCAGCGCATGGCCCCGGACCCGTCTTCGCCTATTTCAGGCTTGAACTGGCAGCGCAGGCTGCGCCGGGACCGCATGGCCGCATTGGCGTAATATTCGCTTTCAGCCAGATGCCCTATGAGGCGCGGCATGTCGTCTTCATACAGAATGACGGTCTCCACGCAGCCGTCCGGTGCGCTGGCGCGGGGCAACACCACGGGCTGCGGTGTGGCAGAATGCCTGTGAGCCCCGTAGATGTAAGTATTACTGGTGCCGAGGTCTATGCCGAGTATCTTCATGCCCCGGCCCCTACGGCGGCTTCTTTCTGCACATGCCCCCTTACAATGCTGTCGCCGGCATGCGTATAGCGGCGCAAAATGCGGCAGCGGTCGCCGTTGGCCACAAGGCCCACCGTGTCATAAAGGCCGCCGTGGTTTTTTTCATCCCATATGATGTGACTGGCGTCTTCACCAGGGGCATAGCCCATAAAAACAAGCTGTTCTGAAAGAAAGTGTCTGCTCTGTTCATCCATGCCGTCCAGAAGATGCGCAACCCCAAGGGCCAGAGGGCAGTCGTTTCTGGGGCATTTGCCTGCATGCCGCGGTTGGTGCCCGCTTTCACCGAGGGCGTCAATCTCTGCATGGAGTTTGTCCCACACCGAAAAAAATGTGGCGAGATAGCGTGCGCGGTCCTGCGCCTGACGACGCAGAGAAGGCCTGAAGGCCTCCACGTCCAGGGACGTGGTTTTTTTGGCAAGCAGAACGAAAAGAAAGGCTGCGCCCAGCAGCAGATACAAGCGCTTGAGCAGGCCCGGCCCGCGGCTTGCGCCAAAGACGGCACTTTTGAAGTCCGCCCAGGAGGCGAGGCGCAAAATGCCGGCGGCAAGGCTGGCCGCGAATGTGGTGAGAGTTCCCAGGCCCAGAAACGTCAGTAGGCGGGTACGGGCCTTGGGGTTGCCTGACAGGTATTCCGCGCCGTAAAGCATGCCGAGCACGGCCCCCACGCGCAGGATGCCCCCGCCCATATCAATGAGGCCGAGCAGGCCGGACAAAAGACCTCCGACAAAAAAACCAAGAAAAACAATGCCCGCCATGCTGAGCAGAGAATATCTTTTTACATACAGGGCGTCGGTGGAAAAGCCCGGCATGTCGCGGGCAAGGCTCCAGCGCAGTTCTTCCGAAATGTCTGCACAGGCGGACCTTGAGGCGCACTGGGCCACCAGGTCTTCCTTGAGATCGGCAAGCAACTGGCGGTGCTGCGCGTAATCGCCAGGAAAGGACGCTATTTTTTCGAGAGTTCCATCCGCAAGAGCGTCGATATGGGGAGCGGATGCAACGGTATTGGTAGTGGTCATACTGTCTGTTCCGTTTGCTGTGGTGCTGGCGGCGGGTCCCGTGGTTGTGGCGACATGCCCGGTTTCGTAAAAAAGAGACCGCGTAGCGCAGAATGCCTGTAAAAAGTAGCGCACACTGTTGCCAAGTCAAGGGGCGCGGTTTCCGGGAAAGGGAGCCTGCGGGGATGCGATGTGTGCTCATATTGTCGCAATGCCTGTCAGCAATCCGTCAGCGCGCAGGGCGAAGTCAAAGGTGATATGGGCCGGAAGGGGGGCAGTGTTCTGCTGCTTACGGGAAGTGACGTCTCAGGGGCATTTGGTGGGGGCAGGTAGGGTCGCAAGTGCTGCGCTCAATACCGTGCGTCGGCGGGGCCGGATCGTCCGGTTTTGCGGGCGGTGTTCTGCTGTAAGGCAGCAGTCTGCGGCAAAAACAGCATGGCGGCGGATTGTGCCGACACCTGCCGGGAAAAGGATCAGTCACATGGGTCGGATGTGCCGGGGGGGGCCGGAGCTACGCCGGGGCGGCATTCCGCTCATGAAACGGCGGCAGGCGGAAGGTCAGGCCTGTCGGGCGATGTTGGCTGTATCGCCGGTTACGGCCCGGAGCAGGTCTTGTGGCGACAGGCATATCTGCACGCCGCGCAGGCCAGCGCTTATATAGATGCTTTCCTGCTCAAGGGCGCTGGCGTCCACAAAAACAGGATAGTTTTTTTTGCCGCCCAGCGGAGAACAGCCGCCGCGCACATAGCCTGTGAGAGGGCGCACGTCCTTGAGGTGAACCATTTCCGTATGCTTGTTGCCCGAAGCGGCAGCAAGCGCCTTGAGGTTCAGCTCTGTACCGGCAGGTATGCAGGCCATAAGTACGCCTGTTTTGTCTCCGCGGGCAACCAGGGTCTTGAAAACACGCTGTGGCTCTACTCCAAGCTGGCGGGCCATGGTAACGGCGGAGAGATCGTTTTCGTCTACGGCAACCTGGTGCAGGGTATGGGCTATGCCCTGTTTTTCCAGCTGACGGGCGGCATTGGTCTTGGATATCTTGGCGGACATGTTTTTTGCAGGGGCTTGAAGCGGCGCGGGTTTGTTCAGCAGAGGCCAAGCCACTGAACTATCTTGTTGCGCAGCGTTACCAGATTAAAAGGTTTGGCAAGGTAGTCGTCCATACCTGAATCCATGATTTCATCCATAGTTTCGGGCATGGCTACGGCTGTCATTGCGATGATGGGCAGAGCTTTGCCATGTGGCGCTTTGGGCAGATTACGGCGGATTTCACGGGTGGCATGCAGGCCGTCCATAACAGGCATATATACATCCATAAATATCATGTCATAGCCTGTTTGCAGCGCCATGTGTACGGCTTCACGGCCGTTATGGGCAAGGTCGCACTCAATATCGAGGTGGCGCAGCATGGCTCTGGCTATTTCCTGATTGATCTCGTTGTCTTCTACCAGAAGTATCTTGAGGTCTGCGGCGTTCTGCAGGGGCAAAACTCCATGCGCCTCATCGCTGGTTTCGCAATAGATATTGCGGGCGGCGGTACATGGTATGCGCAGATGAAATCGCGAACCTTCGCCAAGCCTGCTTTCGCACCACAGGCTGCCCTGCATAAGCTCGGCAATACGTTTGCATATGCTCAGGCCCAGGCCCGTGCCGCCAAAGCGGCGGCTGATGCTCGAGTTGGCCTGCGTATAGGGATCAAAAAGGTGCTGCTGGTATTCGTGGCTTATGCCCATGCCCGTATCTGACACCTCAAAGTGCAGCCAGTCACCATCGTCGTCCTGTTGCCGGTGGATGCGCAGCCCCACCTTGCCCCTGGCGGTAAACTTGACCGCGTTGCTCATGAGGTTGAGCAGCACCTGTTTGAGGCGCAGGCTGTCGCCCCAGAGCTTGAGAGGCACATCGTCATCCAGGTGGCATTGGTACTCAAGCCCTTTCTGTTCCATGGCAAAGCGCACGGATGTGTGAACAAAATCCAGTACTTCCTCTACCATAAAATTGACGTTTTCCAGCTCCATCTTGTTGGCCTCGATTTTTGAAAGATCGAGAACATCATTGATGATAGCCAGCAGGTTTGTGGAAGAAGAGCGGATTTTCAGCAGATATTCCTTGAGTTCCCCATCCGGGCCACTTTGCAGGGCCAGATGAGTGAGGCCGATGATACCGTTGAGCGGTGTACGGATTTCGTGGCTCATGTGGGCCAGAAATTCCGTTTTGGCCTGAGAGGCAATAACGGCTGACTGTTTTTCATGCCGGGTGCGCAGGATGTCGGTTATATCCGTGCTGATGGAAAGCCGCACGGGCCTGTCATTGTCCCATTTGATCACCTTGTCTACCACGGTATACGTGCGGTTGGTGACCTCGTTCTGGTAGGTCCACTGGTAGGCTTCGCCTGTGCGGCGAATAATGGGGGTGGTGCAGTAGGGGCAGGGGCTGTCCCGGCCCATAAGCCTTTTATGACAGCTGTCGTCTTCGCTTTCTTGCGGTGTGGGAAATGTTTCTGCAACGCTTTTATTGGAAAAAAGAATCCTGTTCGTTTCCATATCCACGATGCATACGGGATTGGGAAATGCGTCAAGAATGTCACGAAGCTGTTTGTGCTTTTGACGCAACCTGCCGTAAAGACGAAAATGGGTGAGCACCATGGCCAGGATGTTGCTCAGCAGGTGGCATATATTTACGTCATCCTGTGACCAGCCTTGCCCGGAAATGCGCCTGGTGAGGCAGATGCCGCCACAAAGCCCGCCTTCGTGAACAATGGGAATGCAAAGGGCAGCCCTGACCTGACGCGCGAGAAAAAACTTTTTTTGCGGTCCTTCGGGCATCTGCCCGGTATCAGAAATGCAAAGTTCTTTACGCTGCAAGAAGGTGTCGAGCAGGGGGGCCATGTCGTCCAGCGTTGGCAGGGGCAGCGGGCAGGCGGCGCTGGGTACGGAGCTTGTCCATACAAAAGGCTCGGCCCACCGGCTGTTGGCGTATTCAAGAAGAACCACCTGTCCGCAGTGCAAGGTTTCACCCATACTGGCGAGGCTGGCGTGCAAAAAGGGGGCTTTGTGATAATGCAAAAGTGCCGAGCTGGAAATTTCCAACGCCAGAATCATAGGGTTGACGCCGGGACCGTCTGGGGCCTTGCTGTGAACTGGCATGCGGCACTCCGTAAAGGTTAAGATTTCCAGCGACATTTGCCTGATAACATAGCTGCCGCCCGGGAAAACAGGATCACCTGGCTACGGCATGGAAAAAGTCTGGCCCGCGGCGTACCGTTTCCGGCAGAGGCTCATTTTTTGCCCTGCGTCTGGAAAAAAGTACACGCATCAGGCGGTTACGATGAAATAGGAACTAAAGAGCCAGCATATCCGGATAAAGTAATATGTGTCAATGAAAAGAGTACGATAGAGCGAGTGTTTACTTAGTCCGAACTCCAGATCCTGCCCAGTGTGCGGGCTTGTTCTTCCTTTTTTTCCTGTTCAAGAAGGCGCAATTTTTCAACCAGACCAGCGGCTTTTTCCTGAAGTCGGGGCAGGTCGTCTTCATTGGTGATTACCATATCACAGGCGCCCATTTTGCGGTCTTCAGGCCATTGCCATTCCTCGAGGGCGGCCATTTTTTCCTGATTCCAGCCCCGGTGTTCTGCCGTGCGCGCGCTGCGTAGGGGCAGGGGGCAATGTACGCCCACGCTGAGCGGTACAGGCCTGAAAACATGCTGCCAACCGCACTCGAAATAAAGCGGAATTTCGGCGGCGGCCAAGGGGATTCCTGCATTTTCATGCTGCTGCCAGAAGTCAGCGATGCGTTGCTGTGTCAGGGCGTGAACCGTCTGTTCCACATCACGACGGAGAACGGGGTCTTCCCGCATGGCGGCCATGAGGGCGCTTCTGCTCACAGCGCCGTCGGCCCCAAGCAGGCCGCCGCGCAGCCGGCCGATCCACTGGCTGCCCGCGCCTCCCGGAGCGTAAAGATCTGCCACCACGTCATCGGCGCTGATGACAGGCACACCCAGCGCGGCCAGGCTGGCCGACAGCGTCGATTTGCCGCTGCCCGGATTGCCCGTGATTACCAGCCGCTGCATTCGCTGCATGGCGGCCAGAGCGGCATCCGGCATGTCGTGCGGCGGCGGGCAGGTAAAACGCATGTCTTCGCCGCTTGCAGGGTGGGTGAAACCCAGCCGCCATGCGTGCAGCATCTGGCGGGGAGCCATGTTCTGCACAGCTTTGGGAGCGTAAAGTCTGTCGCCTAGCAGGGGGTACCCCAGATGTGTCATATGCACCCGTATCTGATGGGTACGCCCTGTATGAATGCGCACGGCCAGCAGCGATACGCTGCCGTCGTCCGTGTTCCAGAGTCTGCGCCATTCTGTGAACGCATTTCTGCCGCCCTGGTCTTCCGGGACCACGGCCATTTTTATTTTGGCTGTGGGGTGCCGCCCCAACGGCTCACGGCACTGGCCTTCAAGCGGCGGCAGGCCGCTTACAAGGGCCAGATATTCCTTGTGAACCTGGCGCTCGGCAAAAGCTGCAGCCAGAGCCAGGCAGTCGGCTTCTGTAAGGGCGACTACAAGAAGGCCGCTGGTATCCTTGTCCAGGCGGTGCACAATGCCGGGTCGCTGCCCTTCAAGTCTGGACAGTTGCGGAAAGCGCCCCAGAAGGCGCTGCACCAGCGTCTGTTCCGGGCAGGACGGGCACGGATGAACCGTAAGCCCCGCGGGTTTGTTGCAGACCACAAGGTGATCATCCTGCCAGAGCAGTTCCAGATGCCCTTCTTCGGGCTGAAGGCGGTCCGGATGTTCCGGCAAGTCCAGAGTCACGGTCTGCCCCATGCGCATTTTGGCTGCGGGGCGTTTTTCCGGCAGTCCGTCCACGGTACAGCAACCGGCCTGCACGACCTTTTGCAGGGCTGCCCGTGAAAGTTCCGGAACCGTGGCACCCAGTATGCGGTCAAGGCGCTTGCCCGCTTGCCCGGCTGTTATTTTCAGTTGCAGCCTGCTCACTGGAGTGTGTCCGCCGGGGTTGAGAGGGTGCGCAGCCGGTCTACAAAGGTGGTGCCGCGATAGAGGTTTTTCAGTTCGTCACCGGGCGTGATGGACGTAACCACGGCCCTGCCGATGACAAAGCGGGCATTGTTATCCGGGCCGTCAATGGTGCGCACTCCCCACACATTATGGAAAATGGCGGGGCGGCCGCGATACTTGCCCACATACAGGGTGATGTGGCCGCGCATGCCCACAAGGCTCAGAAAAGGTACGCCGTTGCGCAGGATTGCCTCTTCTTTTTCTTTGGCACTCATGCCTTCAAGGGAGCTGATCGCGCCGGTGCGGGCCTGGGCCACGGAGTTGCGGGGCAGCCAGAGGCCGAAAGGTGTAAAAAGATCACGTGTAAGGGCAGAGCAGTCCCTTTCGCCGAACATGCCGCCCCAGCCGTAGCGCTGGCCCATCATGACGTTGCCCACGCGGGCTACGTTGGCCGGTGTCAGCGGAAGCGGGCGAAGCGCGGCATCACCCGGAGCAACCGTCACGGGGGTGGTGGCTGCCATGCCGTTGCCGCCCTTTACCGGGGCAAGCAGGCCCACGGGATTGATGTCGGCGGCGCCGCCCGGCAGGGGCAATATGGCACCTATGCTTACAC contains the following coding sequences:
- a CDS encoding dephospho-CoA kinase — its product is MSRLQLKITAGQAGKRLDRILGATVPELSRAALQKVVQAGCCTVDGLPEKRPAAKMRMGQTVTLDLPEHPDRLQPEEGHLELLWQDDHLVVCNKPAGLTVHPCPSCPEQTLVQRLLGRFPQLSRLEGQRPGIVHRLDKDTSGLLVVALTEADCLALAAAFAERQVHKEYLALVSGLPPLEGQCREPLGRHPTAKIKMAVVPEDQGGRNAFTEWRRLWNTDDGSVSLLAVRIHTGRTHQIRVHMTHLGYPLLGDRLYAPKAVQNMAPRQMLHAWRLGFTHPASGEDMRFTCPPPHDMPDAALAAMQRMQRLVITGNPGSGKSTLSASLAALGVPVISADDVVADLYAPGGAGSQWIGRLRGGLLGADGAVSRSALMAAMREDPVLRRDVEQTVHALTQQRIADFWQQHENAGIPLAAAEIPLYFECGWQHVFRPVPLSVGVHCPLPLRSARTAEHRGWNQEKMAALEEWQWPEDRKMGACDMVITNEDDLPRLQEKAAGLVEKLRLLEQEKKEEQARTLGRIWSSD